A window of Pseudomonadota bacterium genomic DNA:
CGTCGGACTCCTCCACGGCATGGGGGAGTCCGACGTGCAGGCGAGGCTCGCGCCGTACGCCGCGGCGCACCCGGAGCTCGTCTTCGGATTTCGCGCGACGTTCCCCGAGATCGGCCTGCGCGTGGTCGCGGAGGACGAGCCCGCGCTCGCGGACGCCGCCGCGGAGATCCGCCGTGCGCTCGGCGCGGCGATCTTCGCCGAGGGCGAGGCGGGGATGGCCGAGGTGCTCGGCCGGGAGCTCGCGGCGCGCGGCCTCACGATCGGGACGGCGGAGTCGTGCACCGGCGGGCTCATCGGCCACGAGCTGACGCAGATCCCCGGATCGTCGGCCTACTTCCGGGGCGCGATCGTTGCGTACGACGACGCCGTGAAGTCGTCCCTCCTCGGCGTCGACGCGCGCCTCCTCGCGGCTTGCGGCGCCGTGAGCGAGGAGGTCGTGCGCGCCATGGCGGCGGGGGCGCGGCGCGCGCTCGGGGCAGACCTCGCGGTCGCGGTCTCCGGCATCGCCGGGCCGGACGGCGGCACGGCCGAGAAGCCGCGCGGCCTCGTGCACTTCGCCGTGGCCACGGCGCGCGATTGCGCGCATCTTGAGAGGACGTTTCGCGGCCACGATCGCGCGTGGGTGAAGGCCGCGGCCGCGTGGACGGCGATGCGCCTGGCGCTCGACTCCGTCCGGGAGAGCTCATGAGGACCATCCGAAGCTTCATCGCCGTGAACATCGGGCTGCACGCCCTGCGCGCCGTCGCGGAGGAGCAGTCCGCCCTGCGGCGACGGGCGGGCGCGCGCGGCGTCGAAGTGCGCTGGGTCGCGCCGCAGAACCTCCACGTCACGCTCCGCTTCCTCGGCCAGGTGACCGAGCCGATGGTCGCGGCGTTCCAGGACGGGCTCGAGCCGGCCTTGAGGAACGTCGCGCCGTTCGAGGTGACCGCGGCGGGGCTCGGCGTCTTTCCGGACGAGCGGCAGCCGACGGTGGTGTGGGTCGGCCTGCGCGAGGACGACGCCCTCGGGCGGCTGCACGGCACGGTCTCGGAGGTGCTCGTCGGCATGGGGTTCGCCCCGGACGACAAGCCGTTCCGCTCCCACGTGACGATCGGACGCGTCAAGTCCGGCGAGGTCGACGCGCTCGCCGCGTGCATGGCCGAGTCGGGGGAGCGGGCGTACGGCGCGTTCACGGTGCGCGAGATCGTTTGCTACCGCAGCGATCTGCGCCCGAGCGGCGCCGACTACCACATGCTCTGGCGCCTCCCGCTCGGCGGGCGGGCGCGCGGCGCGCGGATCGAGGAGGCGGAGCCGATCACGGAGCGCGAGGCGGAGGACGAGCCGCTCCCCCCGGACGCGGCGGACGGGGCCCCGGACGAGGGCGAGACAAAGGAGTGAGAGCCGATGACGACGAACCAGGCGCAGGGATCGAACGCGGAGAGGAAGGGCGAGAAGGAGCGCGCGCTCACGCTCGCCATCAGCTCCATCGAGAAGAGCTACGGAAAGGGGTCGATCATGCGCCTCGGCGAGGACCAGATCCTCGGCGAGGGGATCGACGCCATCCCCTCGGGCGCGATCGGCCTCGACGTGGCGCTCGGCGTGGGCGGCTACCCGCGCGGCCGGATCGTCGAGGTCTACGGGCCCGAGTCGTCGGGCAAGACCACGCTCACGCTCCACGCCGTCGCCCAGGCGCAGAAGCAGGGCGGGATCTGCGCGTTCATCGACGCGGAGCACGCGCTCGACGTCGCGTACGCGCGCAAGCTCGGCGTCAAGACGCAGGAGCTCCTGATCTCGCAGCCCGACTGCGGCGAGCAGGCGCTCGAGATCGCGGACATGCTCGTGCGGTCGTCGGCGGTCGACCTCATCGTCGTCGACTCCGTCGCGGCGCTCACGCCCCGCGCCGAGCTCGAGGGCGAGATGGGCGACTCGCACGTCGGCCTCCAGGCGCGGCTCATGAGCCAGGCGCTGCGCAAGCTCACCGGCGCGCTCTCGAAGTCGCAGACGTGCATCATGTTCATCAACCAGATCCGCATGAAGATCGGCGTCATGTTCGGCAACCCGGAGACGACCACGGGCGGGAACGCCCTCAAGTTCTACGCGTCGCAGCGGCTCGACATCCGGCGCATCGGCGCGATCAAGCAGGGCGAGGAGTCCATCGGGAACCGGACGCGCGTCAAGGTGGTCAAGAACAAGCTCGCGCCGCCGTTCCGCGAGGTCGAGTTCGACATCATGTACGGCGAGGGGATCAGCCGAGAGGGGTGCCTCGTCGACGTGGGATCGGACGAGGGAATCGTCGAGAAGACCGGCGCCTGGTACTCGTTCGAGGAGACCCGGATCGGCCAGGGCCGCGAGAACGCGAAGGAGTTCCTCCGGGCGAACCCGGACGTCGCGTTCCGCATCGAGACGAAGATCCGCGAGAAGCACCGCCTCCCGCCCGCGAGCGCCCCGCTGCCCGCGTCCGCCCCGGCGGAGGTGCGCGCCGATGCCGCCGAGAAGCCGCAGAAGGCGGCGAAGAAGGCGTAGCCTCCGCGGCCCGCGGCGCCTCACGCGGTTCCGGACCGTTGGGTTCACGGGTCAAAGCAGAGAGAAGCCTCACTCGTACGGGTTGGCCAGGTCGACGGCGCTCCATTCCAATCCGTCGTACCGCCAGATCGCCGGGCCCCAGACTCCGTCCGCCAGTCCGGCGCTCGTCCCGCCCACGGCGAACAGGTTCGTCGACGCGCTGCCGTGCAGATCGTGCACCACGGCGTCGTCTGCGACGTCCACCGCCTCCCACTCGGCGCCGTCGAAACGGGCCCACTCGAACCCCGCGCTCAGCACGTGCACGTCGTTCGCCGCTGATCCCCAGATCGTCGCGAACGCGCCCTCGCAGCAGCCGTCGTACAGGACGCTCTTCCAGTGCGCGCCGTCGAAGTGCGCGATCGACGTCCCGACGCACTCCTCGAACGGCACAGCGGACTCGCCTTCGCCCGCCGCGTAGACGTCGCCCGGGCCGGTGCTCCAGACGGTACGCGCGAACGGGATGTTTCCGAGATCCGCCTCGTCCGCCAATGGGAGCTCGTCGCTCCAGACTGCGCCGTCCCAA
This region includes:
- a CDS encoding nicotinamide-nucleotide amidohydrolase family protein is translated as VGLLHGMGESDVQARLAPYAAAHPELVFGFRATFPEIGLRVVAEDEPALADAAAEIRRALGAAIFAEGEAGMAEVLGRELAARGLTIGTAESCTGGLIGHELTQIPGSSAYFRGAIVAYDDAVKSSLLGVDARLLAACGAVSEEVVRAMAAGARRALGADLAVAVSGIAGPDGGTAEKPRGLVHFAVATARDCAHLERTFRGHDRAWVKAAAAWTAMRLALDSVRESS
- the thpR gene encoding RNA 2',3'-cyclic phosphodiesterase, with the protein product MRTIRSFIAVNIGLHALRAVAEEQSALRRRAGARGVEVRWVAPQNLHVTLRFLGQVTEPMVAAFQDGLEPALRNVAPFEVTAAGLGVFPDERQPTVVWVGLREDDALGRLHGTVSEVLVGMGFAPDDKPFRSHVTIGRVKSGEVDALAACMAESGERAYGAFTVREIVCYRSDLRPSGADYHMLWRLPLGGRARGARIEEAEPITEREAEDEPLPPDAADGAPDEGETKE
- the recA gene encoding recombinase RecA, whose amino-acid sequence is MTTNQAQGSNAERKGEKERALTLAISSIEKSYGKGSIMRLGEDQILGEGIDAIPSGAIGLDVALGVGGYPRGRIVEVYGPESSGKTTLTLHAVAQAQKQGGICAFIDAEHALDVAYARKLGVKTQELLISQPDCGEQALEIADMLVRSSAVDLIVVDSVAALTPRAELEGEMGDSHVGLQARLMSQALRKLTGALSKSQTCIMFINQIRMKIGVMFGNPETTTGGNALKFYASQRLDIRRIGAIKQGEESIGNRTRVKVVKNKLAPPFREVEFDIMYGEGISREGCLVDVGSDEGIVEKTGAWYSFEETRIGQGRENAKEFLRANPDVAFRIETKIREKHRLPPASAPLPASAPAEVRADAAEKPQKAAKKA